From the genome of Streptomyces sp. JH34:
GAAGGCCACGCCGAAGACGCCGCCGAAGGCGTGCTTGACGGTGTCCTTGCGGAGCAGCCGGACGACGACGAGGAGCAAGGAGATGGCCAGCGCGGCGACCGCCGAGGCCGTCAGGTCCTTGTTGATGGTGAAGACGGTGACGAAGAGCAGCCCGGGAAGGACTGTCTCCACCATGCCGCGCACGCCGCCGAAGGCCTCGAAGAGCGCGGCTTCCGTGACCGCCTTCGCGTCGGCGTCCTGCTGGTCGGTGCGGTGGGGCTGGTCCGTATCGGACGTCGGCTTGTCGAGAGACGTCACCGGCTACTCCTTGCCGAGTGGTCGGAGTTCGTATTTGGGGTTGAACAGCACCCGGCGACCGTGGCTCATGGCCACGCGGCCCGACGCGATGAGCTTGCGCCCCGGCTCGATGCCGACGATGGAACGCCGGCCGAGCCAGACCACGTCGAGCGGTGCGGTGCCGTCGAAGAGCTCCGCCTCCAGGGCGGGCACTCCGGCCCGCGGACGCAGGGTGACGGTCCGCAAGGTACCAGTGACCTTGACGATCT
Proteins encoded in this window:
- a CDS encoding OB-fold nucleic acid binding domain-containing protein, encoding MSAVPRFEKPGRAAKPSGRFRRMLDRLASSQEDLESEELREDTHASGCTRISECTDRQIVKVTGTLRTVTLRPRAGVPALEAELFDGTAPLDVVWLGRRSIVGIEPGRKLIASGRVAMSHGRRVLFNPKYELRPLGKE